A single genomic interval of Centropristis striata isolate RG_2023a ecotype Rhode Island chromosome 8, C.striata_1.0, whole genome shotgun sequence harbors:
- the LOC131975999 gene encoding hepcidin-like — protein sequence MKTFSVAVAVAVMLAFICVQESSAVPITGVQEPEELMSNDNPAAEQEEMTEEWKMPLNFRQKRSRGMKCTPYCYPTRDGVMCGVRCDF from the exons ATGAAGACATTCAGTGTTGCAGTTGCAGTGGCTGTCATGCTCGCCTTCATTTGTGTTCAGGAGAGCTCTGCTGTCCCAATCACTGGG GTACAAGAGCCAGAGGAGCTGATGAGCAACGACAATCCAGCTGCTGAACAAGAAGAGATGACAGAAGAATGGAAG ATGCCGTTGAACTTCAGGCAGAAACGCAGCAGAGGCATGAAATGCACACCTTACTGCTACCCGACTCGAGACGGGGTCATGTGCGGTGTCCGCTGTGATTTCTGA
- the LOC131975996 gene encoding hepcidin-like → MKTFSVAVAVAVMLAFICVQESSAVPITGVQEPEELMSNDNPAAEQEEMTEEWKMPLNFRQKRSRGMKCTPYCYPTRDGVMCGVRCDF, encoded by the exons ATGAAGACATTCAGTGTTGCAGTTGCAGTGGCCGTCATGCTCGCCTTCATTTGTGTTCAGGAGAGCTCTGCTGTCCCAATCACTGGG GTACAAGAGCCAGAGGAGCTGATGAGCAACGACAATCCAGCTGCTGAACAGGAAGAGATGACAGAAGAATGGAAG ATGCCGTTGAACTTCAGGCAGAAACGCAGCAGAGGCATGAAATGCACACCTTACTGCTACCCGACTCGAGACGGGGTCATGTGTGGTGTCCGCTGTGATTTCTGA
- the LOC131975992 gene encoding hepcidin-like isoform X2, whose product MKTFSVAVAVAVVLAFICIQESSADPITGVQEPEEPKSNDNPVAEHQELPGRLGKMLSNIREKRQSNCCHSCHGNHCQLCHHCCSHGHCPSSVQE is encoded by the exons ATGAAGACATTCAGTGTTGCAGTTGCAGTGGCCGTCGTGCTCGCCTTCATTTGTATCCAGGAGAGCTCTGCTGACCCAATCACTGGG GTACAAGAGCCGGAAGAGCCAAAGAGCAACGACAATCCAGTTGCTGAACATCAAGAGTTGCCAGGGAGATTGGGGAAG ATGCTGTCCAACATCAGAGAGAAGCGTCAAAGCAATTGCTGCCATAGCTGCCATGGCAACCATTGCCAACTGTGCCATCACTGCTGCTCCCATGGCCACTGCCCCTCAAGTGTCCAAGAGTag
- the LOC131975992 gene encoding hepcidin-like isoform X1, producing the protein MKTFSVAVAVAIMLAFICIQESSADPITGVQEPEEPKSNDNPVAEHQELPGRLGKMLSNIREKRQSNCCHSCHGNHCQLCHHCCSHGHCPSSVQE; encoded by the exons ATGAAGACATTCAGTGTTGCAGTTGCAGTGGCCATCATGCTCGCCTTCATTTGTATCCAGGAGAGCTCTGCTGACCCAATCACTGGG GTACAAGAGCCGGAAGAGCCAAAGAGCAACGACAATCCAGTTGCTGAACATCAAGAGTTGCCAGGGAGATTGGGGAAG ATGCTGTCCAACATCAGAGAGAAGCGTCAAAGCAATTGCTGCCATAGCTGCCATGGCAACCATTGCCAACTGTGCCATCACTGCTGCTCCCATGGCCACTGCCCCTCAAGTGTCCAAGAGTag
- the LOC131975988 gene encoding hepcidin-like, whose protein sequence is MKTFSVAVALAVVLAFICIQESSADPITGVQEPEEPEEPMSNDNPAAEHQELPGRLEKMLSDIRQKRQTNCCPYTTHGGHECILCGGSHGHDPILKAPE, encoded by the exons ATGAAGACATTCAGTGTTGCAGTTGCATTGGCCGTTGTGCTCGCCTTCATTTGTATCCAGGAGAGCTCTGCTGACCCAATCACTGGG GTACAAGAGCCAGAGGAGCCGGAGGAGCCGATGAGCAACGACAATCCAGCTGCTGAACATCAAGAGTTGCCAGGGAGATTGGAGA AGATGCTGTCCGACATCAGACAGAAGCGCCAAACCAATTGCTGCCCTTACACCACCCATGGCGGCCATGAGTGTATACTCTGCGGCGGCTCTCATGGCCACGACCCCATACTCAAAGCGCCCGAGTAG
- the LOC131975992 gene encoding hepcidin-like isoform X3, protein MKTFSVAVAVAVVLAFICIQESSADPITGVQEPEEPISNDNPAAEHQELPGRLEKMLSNIREKRQVICCDNCHDRKSGCDGCQHCHISWLS, encoded by the exons ATGAAGACATTCAGTGTTGCAGTTGCAGTGGCCGTCGTGCTCGCCTTCATTTGTATCCAGGAGAGCTCTGCTGACCCAATCACTGGG GTCCAAGAGCCGGAGGAGCCGATAAGCAACGACAATCCAGCTGCTGAACATCAAGAGTTGCCAGGGAGATTGGAGAAG ATGCTGTCTAACATCAGAGAGAAGCGTCAAGTCATTTGCTGCGATAACTGCCATGACAGGAAATCAGGCTGCGATGGCTGCCAACACTGCCATATCTCTTGGCTATCGTAG
- the LOC131975989 gene encoding hepcidin-like: MKTFSVAVAVAVVLAFICIQESSADPITGVQEPEEPISNDNPAAEHQELPGRLEKMLSNIREKHQIICCHNCHERKSGCDGCQHCHQCPHGHCRPS, translated from the exons ATGAAGACATTCAGTGTTGCAGTTGCAGTGGCCGTCGTGCTCGCCTTCATTTGTATCCAGGAGAGCTCTGCTGACCCAATCACTGGG GTACAAGAGCCGGAGGAGCCGATAAGCAACGACAATCCAGCTGCAGAACATCAAGAGTTGCCAGGGAGATTGGAGAAG ATGCTGTCTAACATCAGAGAGAAGCATCAAATCATTTGCTGCCATAACTGCCATGAAAGGAAATCAGGCTGCGACGGCTGCCAACACTGCCATCAATGCCCTCATGGCCACTGTCGGCCATCGTAG
- the LOC131975990 gene encoding hepcidin-like — MKTFSVAVAVAVVLAFICIQESSADPITGVQEPEEPISNDNPAAEHQELPGRLEKMLSNIREKRQIICCHNCHERKSGCDGCQHCHQCPHGHCRPS; from the exons ATGAAGACATTCAGTGTTGCAGTTGCAGTGGCCGTCGTGCTCGCCTTCATTTGTATCCAGGAGAGCTCTGCTGACCCAATCACTGGG GTACAAGAGCCGGAGGAGCCGATAAGCAACGACAATCCAGCTGCAGAACATCAAGAGTTGCCAGGGAGATTGGAGAAG ATGCTGTCTAACATCAGAGAGAAGCGTCAAATCATTTGCTGCCATAACTGCCATGAAAGGAAATCAGGCTGCGACGGCTGCCAACACTGCCATCAATGCCCTCATGGCCACTGTCGGCCATCGTAG
- the LOC131975991 gene encoding hepcidin-like: MKTFSVAVAVAVVLAFICIQESSADPITGVQEPEEPISNSNPAAEHQELPGRLEKMLSNIREMLQIKCCHTCQGMNSGCDGCQHCRQCPHAFCPPL, from the exons ATGAAGACATTCAGTGTTGCAGTTGCAGTGGCTGTCGTGCTCGCCTTCATTTGTATCCAGGAGAGCTCTGCTGACCCAATCACTGGG GTACAAGAGCCTGAGGAGCCGATAAGCAACAGCAATCCAGCTGCTGAACATCAAGAGTTGCCAGGGAGATTGGAGAAG ATGCTGTCTAACATCAGAGAGATGCTTCAAATCAAGTGCTGCCATACCTGTCAGGGCATGAATTCAGGCTGTGACGGCTGCCAACACTGCCGTCAATGCCCTCATGCCTTCTGTCCGCCATTGTAG
- the LOC131975993 gene encoding hepcidin-like has translation MKTFSVAVAVAVVLAFICIQESSADPITGVQEPEEPISNSNPAAEHQELPGRLVQMLSNIREKREVICCHNCHGKPSGCDGCQHCHQCHNGICPS, from the exons ATGAAGACATTCAGTGTTGCAGTTGCAGTGGCCGTCGTGCTCGCCTTCATTTGTATCCAGGAGAGCTCTGCTGACCCAATCACTGGG GTACAAGAGCCTGAGGAGCCGATAAGCAACAGCAATCCAGCTGCTGAACATCAAGAGTTGCCAGGGAGATTGGTGCAG ATGCTGTCCAACATCAGAGAGAAGCGTGAAGTCATTTGCTGCCATAACTGCCATGGCAAGCCATCAGGCTGCGACGGCTGCCAACACTGCCATCAATGCCATAATGGCATCTGTCCATCGTAG